One Siniperca chuatsi isolate FFG_IHB_CAS linkage group LG5, ASM2008510v1, whole genome shotgun sequence DNA window includes the following coding sequences:
- the LOC122876716 gene encoding uncharacterized protein LOC122876716 isoform X2 produces the protein MNGLTISLLLCAPVLAQCFPVAASQGGNSSVQLFFCKIPGCAANVTCVYCNDKLLFTRHTHITSCTGPPSPNTVCQHDGRAFVSTNADECEFEGTSGYIKTEKCTDHSKICDFISAITSPPVTTEGMVKDRAKHGLIVGGVGTLLLLIVGLYFCKKRGDQEQSQQATDVIEPLSEMQSPGETTEGDTRVHPGLNDDISPSQCDDGTSVFALICSEFGK, from the exons ATGAATG GGCTGAccatctctctgctgctgtgtgctCCTGTGCTCGCTCAGTGCTTTCCAGTCGCAGCAAGTCAAG gtggaaacagctctGTGCAGCTTTTTTTCTGCAAGATTCCAGGGTGTGCTGCTAATGTGACTTGCGTATATTGCAATGACAAGCTTCTCTTCACACGTCACACTCACATCACATCTTGCACAGGCCCTCCATCCCCCAATACTGTCTGCCAGCATGATGGTCGGGCATTTGTTTCCACTAATGCAGATGAGTGTGAATTTGAAGGGACATCCGGTTATATTAAGACTGAAAAATGTACAG ACCACAGCAAGATTTGTGATTTTATCAGTG CTATAACATCACCACCAGTCACCACAGAGGGTATGGTAAAGGACCGCGCAAAACATGGATTAATTGTTGGTGGAGTTG GtactttactactactaatagTAGGCTTGTATTTCTGTAAAAAGAGAGGAGACCAAGAGCAAAGTCAACAAG CGACTGATGTGATTGAACCCCTAAGTGAGATGCAAAGCCCTGGAGAAACCACTGAGGG AGATACTCGTGTTCATCCTGGATTGAATGATGACATCTCTCCTTCTCAATGTGACGATGGAACTTCCgtttttgctttgatttgttCTGAGTTTggtaaataa
- the LOC122876716 gene encoding uncharacterized protein LOC122876716 isoform X3: MLRCGGNNIHLSEQQWQQACVFQKAFSALISNMNGLTISLLLCAPVLAQCFPVAASQDHSKICDFISAITSPPVTTEGMVKDRAKHGLIVGGVGTLLLLIVGLYFCKKRGDQEQSQQATDVIEPLSEMQSPGETTEGDTRVHPGLNDDISPSQCDDGTSVFALICSEFGK, encoded by the exons ATGCT TAGGTGTGGGGGGAACAATATTCATCTCAGTGAGCAACAGTGGCAGCAGGCTTGTGTGTTCCAGAAAGCCTTCTCAGCACTGATCTCTAACATGAATG GGCTGAccatctctctgctgctgtgtgctCCTGTGCTCGCTCAGTGCTTTCCAGTCGCAGCAAGTCAAG ACCACAGCAAGATTTGTGATTTTATCAGTG CTATAACATCACCACCAGTCACCACAGAGGGTATGGTAAAGGACCGCGCAAAACATGGATTAATTGTTGGTGGAGTTG GtactttactactactaatagTAGGCTTGTATTTCTGTAAAAAGAGAGGAGACCAAGAGCAAAGTCAACAAG CGACTGATGTGATTGAACCCCTAAGTGAGATGCAAAGCCCTGGAGAAACCACTGAGGG AGATACTCGTGTTCATCCTGGATTGAATGATGACATCTCTCCTTCTCAATGTGACGATGGAACTTCCgtttttgctttgatttgttCTGAGTTTggtaaataa
- the pip5k1bb gene encoding phosphatidylinositol 4-phosphate 5-kinase type-1 beta, whose amino-acid sequence MSTTTENGMSGLWSTSREKTYKKTTSSALKGAIQLGIGYTVGNLTSKPDRDVLMQDFYVVESVFLPSEGSNLTPAHHYPDFRFKTYAPLAFRYFRDLFGIKPDDYLYSLVNEPLIELTNPGASGSLFYLTSDDEFIIKTVQHKEAKFLQRLLPGYYMNLNQNPRTLLPKFYGLYCIQSGGINIRLVVMNNVLPRSVKMHYKYDLKGSTYKRRASRKEREKACPTYKDLDFQDMHEEGLYFDAETYNNLMKTLQRDCRVLESFKIMDYSLLLGVHVLDQSQREGGEPGQAGGDGRRPVGQRVLYSTAMESIQGDGKAAEALTTDDTMGGIPAKTHKEEKLLIFLGIIDILQSYRFIKKLEHSWKALVYDGDSVSVHRPGFYASRFLKFMSTRVFRKTQLIRFSPSKRTRTSIPALKSSSQEILSSHADKRNEEDRRDRLGGACSLASLDGRAVFSGGSCLHPDLVPTNPSFYEGSSMGTISTSSIFVNVDNQTEDGDDAASSSTFTLEDSAICLTSEQSTMDVDIDRDDGSVLDVYL is encoded by the exons ATGTCAACCACAACAGAAAATGGGATGAGCGGGCTGTGGAGcacaagcagagagaaaacatatAAGAAG ACCACATCATCGGCCTTGAAGGGGGCCATTCAGCTTGGTATTGGCTATACAGTGGGAAACCTCACCTCCAAGCCTGACAGAGACGTGCTTATGCAAGACTTCTATGTGGTGGAGAGTGTCTTTCTGCCCAG TGAGGGAAGCAACTTGACCCCAGCACATCATTATCCTGACTTCCGCTTCAAGACCTACGCCCCGCTGGCCTTCCGCTACTTCAGGGATCTGTTTGGCATCAAACCAGACGACTACCTG TACTCCCTGGTAAATGAGCCTCTGATTGAGCTGACCAACCCGGGGGCCAGCGGTTCTCTCTTCTACCTAACCAGCGATGACGAGTTCATCATTAAAACCGTCCAGCACAAAGAGGCCAAGTTTCTCCAGAGATTGCTGCCTGGGTACTACATG AACCTGAATCAGAATCCACGCACCCTGCTGCCCAAGTTCTACGGACTGTACTGCATCCAGTCTGGTGGCATCAACATCCGCCTGGTGGTGATGAACAACGTGCTGCCGCGGTCCGTCAAAATGCACTACAAATACGACCTGAAGGGATCCACCTACAAGAGACGAGCGTCccgtaaagagagagagaaggcttGTCCGACCTACAAAGATCTGGACTTCCAGGACATGCATGAAGAAGGGCTTTACTTTGACGCAGAAACGTACAACAACCTAATGAAGACCCTGCAGAGAGACTGTCGG GTGCTGGAGAGCTTTAAGATCATGGATTACAGCCTGCTGCTGGGTGTGCACGTCCTGGACCAGAgccagagagaggggggtgagCCGGGGCAGGCAGGGGGCGACGGGAGGAGACCTGTGGGTCAGAGGGTGCTGTACTCCACTGCCATGGAGTCCATCCAAGGAGACGGCAAGGCTGCTGAAGCCCTCACCACAGACGACAC GATGGGTGGCATCCctgccaaaacacacaaagaagaaaagctGCTCATCTTCCTGGGTATCATAGATATTCTACAGTCATACAG GTTCATTAAAAAGTTGGAACACTCGTGGAAAGCCCTTGTGTACGATGGC GACTCCGTCTCTGTGCACCGGCCCGGGTTTTATGCCAGCCGCTTCCTCAAGTTCATGAGCACACGGGTCTTCAGGAAGACTCAAC TAATTCGATTCTCCCCTTCAAAGAGGACTCGTACTTCCATCCCGGCTCTGAAGTCGTCCTCACAGGAGATCCTTTCATCGCACGCTGATAAGAGGAacgaggaggacaggagggacaGGCTGGGAGGAGCTTGCAGTCTGGCCAGTCTGGACGGACGAG CTGTGTTCAGTGGTGGTTCATGCCTGCATCCTGATCTGGTCCCTACCAACCCGTCCTTCTACGAAGGCTCCTCCATGGGAAccatctccacctcctccatcttTGTCAACGTAGACAACCAAACAGAGGATGG agaTGATGCTGCATCCAGCTCCACGTTTACCCTGGAGGACAGTGCTATCTGCCTCACTTCAGAGCAGAGCACCATGGATGTGGACATAGACCGTGATGACGGATCTGTTCTCGATGTCTACTTG TGA
- the LOC122876716 gene encoding uncharacterized protein LOC122876716 isoform X1: MLRCGGNNIHLSEQQWQQACVFQKAFSALISNMNGLTISLLLCAPVLAQCFPVAASQGGNSSVQLFFCKIPGCAANVTCVYCNDKLLFTRHTHITSCTGPPSPNTVCQHDGRAFVSTNADECEFEGTSGYIKTEKCTDHSKICDFISAITSPPVTTEGMVKDRAKHGLIVGGVGTLLLLIVGLYFCKKRGDQEQSQQATDVIEPLSEMQSPGETTEGDTRVHPGLNDDISPSQCDDGTSVFALICSEFGK, encoded by the exons ATGCT TAGGTGTGGGGGGAACAATATTCATCTCAGTGAGCAACAGTGGCAGCAGGCTTGTGTGTTCCAGAAAGCCTTCTCAGCACTGATCTCTAACATGAATG GGCTGAccatctctctgctgctgtgtgctCCTGTGCTCGCTCAGTGCTTTCCAGTCGCAGCAAGTCAAG gtggaaacagctctGTGCAGCTTTTTTTCTGCAAGATTCCAGGGTGTGCTGCTAATGTGACTTGCGTATATTGCAATGACAAGCTTCTCTTCACACGTCACACTCACATCACATCTTGCACAGGCCCTCCATCCCCCAATACTGTCTGCCAGCATGATGGTCGGGCATTTGTTTCCACTAATGCAGATGAGTGTGAATTTGAAGGGACATCCGGTTATATTAAGACTGAAAAATGTACAG ACCACAGCAAGATTTGTGATTTTATCAGTG CTATAACATCACCACCAGTCACCACAGAGGGTATGGTAAAGGACCGCGCAAAACATGGATTAATTGTTGGTGGAGTTG GtactttactactactaatagTAGGCTTGTATTTCTGTAAAAAGAGAGGAGACCAAGAGCAAAGTCAACAAG CGACTGATGTGATTGAACCCCTAAGTGAGATGCAAAGCCCTGGAGAAACCACTGAGGG AGATACTCGTGTTCATCCTGGATTGAATGATGACATCTCTCCTTCTCAATGTGACGATGGAACTTCCgtttttgctttgatttgttCTGAGTTTggtaaataa